One window of the Salminus brasiliensis chromosome 1, fSalBra1.hap2, whole genome shotgun sequence genome contains the following:
- the mios gene encoding GATOR2 complex protein MIOS yields the protein MMSGSKPDILWSPHHADRYVICDSELSLYRIGAVGTSEAKVGALPLSQETAATLLAINSDTPYMKCVAWYPKHEPECLLAVGQANGRVVLTSLGQSHNSKCKELVGKEFVPKHARQCNTLAWNPVDSNWLAAGLDKHRADFSVLIWDISSKYSPEAVPAEKLRLAGDADSGMVVTKPLYELGQNDACLSLCWLPRDHQKLLLAGMHRNLAIFDLRNTSQKTFVNTKAIQGVTVDPYFPDRVASFFEGQVAIWDLRRFEKPVFTLTEQPKPLTKVAWCPTRMGLLATLTRDSNVIRLYDMQHAPTPIGDETEPTIIERGVQPCSESVISSFAWHPSTQNRMVVVSPNRAMVDFTVFERISLAWSSTTSLMWACGRHLYECAEESGEAAEKDIATKMRERAQSRYGHDTVQVWRNHLLAGGTDPQLRSLWYTLHFMQQYTEDLEQRQQGNKQSLIYSGIKNIVKSSSGTTESRRCWKGSDRPTDVAQYHSEERSLALQLCGWISHGPDIDVEPFLKSLEQEGEWERAASVALFNLDIRRAIQILNKGASAEKGDLNLNVVAMALSGYTDEKTSLWREMCSSLRLQLKKPYLCVMFAFLTSEPGSYDAVLYESRVAVRDRVAFACMFLNDNQLPRYIDKLTNEMKEAGNLEGILLTGLTKDGVDLMESYVDRTGDVQTASFCMLKGSTAEVVKDPRVQCWIENYRNLLDAWRFWHKRAEFDIHRSKLDPSSKPLAQVFVSCNFCGKSISFSCSAMPHQGRGFSQYGVSGSPTKSKVTSCPGCRKPLPRCALCLMNMGTPVSTCTGTGKSDEKVDLPRDKKLAQFNNWFTWCHNCRHGGHAGHMLSWFRDHSECPVSACTCRCMQLDTTGNLQPSDNV from the exons ATGATGAGCGGCTCCAAGCCAGATATCCTGTGGTCTCCACATCATGCGGACCGCTATGTTATCTGCGACTCGGAGCTCAGCCTCTACAGAATTGGGGCCGTTGGGACTTCTGAGGCCAAAGTCGGAGCCCTGCCGTTGTCTCAGGAGACGGCTGCCACTTTGCTGGCCATTAACTCTGACACCCCGTACATGAAGTGTGTGGCCTGGTACCCCAAGCACGAGCCAGAGTGTCTGCTGGCCGTTGGTCAAGCCAATGGCAGAGTGGTGCTCACCAGCCTTGGACAAAGCCACAACTCCAAATGCAAGGAGCTGGTTGGGAAGGAGTTTGTGCCTAAACATGCAAGGCAGTGCAACACCCTGGCGTGGAACCCTGTGGACAGCAACTGGCTGGCTGCAGGTCTGGACAAGCACCGGGCAGACTTCTCGGTCCTGATCTGGGACATCAGCAGTAAGTATTCTCCAGAGGCTGTGCCGGCCGAGAAGCTCCGTCTGGCTGGTGATGCCGACTCCGGTATGGTGGTCACAAAGCCTCTGTATGAGCTGGGGCAGAATGACGCATGCCTGTCCCTCTGCTGGCTGCCCCGGGACCaccagaagctgctgctggcCGGCATGCACCGCAACCTGGCCATCTTTGACCTGCGCAACACCAGCCAGAAGACCTTTGTCAACACCAAG GCCATCCAGGGAGTGACCGTGGACCCGTACTTCCCGGACCGCGTGGCGTCCTTCTTCGAGGGTCAGGTGGCGATCTGGGACCTGCGCAGGTTTGAGAAGCCTGTCTTCACGCTGACCGAGCAGCCCAAGCCTCTGACTAAAGTGGCCTGGTGCCCGACGCGCATGGGGCTGCTGGCTACGCTGACGCGTGACTCCAACGTCATCCGCCTGTACGACATGCAGCATGCGCCCACGCCCATCGGTGATGAGACCGAGCCCACCATCATCGAGCGAGGCGTGCAGCCCTGCAGCGAGAGCGTCATCAGCAGCTTCGCATGGCACCCGTCCACCCAGAACCGCATGGTGGTGGTGTCTCCCAACCGAGCCATGGTTGACTTTACTGTGTTCGAGCGCATCTCGCTGgcctggagctccaccacctccTTAATGTGGGCGTGCGGGCGGCACCTGTATGAATGCGCTGAGGAGAGCGGGGAAGCGGCCGAAAAGGACATTGCCACTAAGATGAGGGAGCGTGCTCAGTCGCGATATGGCCACGACACCGTCCAGGTGTGGAGGAACCACCTGCTGGCTGGGGGGACTGACCCTCAGCTTAGGTCCCTCTGGTACACCCTGCACT TCATGCAGCAGTACACCGAAGATCTGGAACAGAGGCAACAGGGAAACAAGCAGTCTCTGATCTACTCAGGCATCAAGAACATTGTCAAATCCAGCTCTG GCACTACAGAGTCCCGGCGGTGCTGGAAGGGCTCAGACAGGCCCACAGACGTCGCTCAGTATCACAGTGAGGAGCGCAGCCTtgctctgcaactgtgtggttGGATCAGCCATGGGCCAGACATCGACGTGGAGCCTTTCCTGAAGTCCTTGGAGCAGGAGGGCGAGTGGGAAAGGGCTGCCTCTGTTGCCCTCTTTAACCTGGATATCCGGCGTGCCATCCAGATCCTCAACAAAGGGGCCTCAGCAGAAAAAG GTGACCTGAACCTCAACGTTGTGGCCATGGCGCTGTCCGGCTACACGGACGAGAAGACGTCTCTCTGGAGGGAGATGTGCAGCTCTCTGAGGCTGCAGCTGAAGAAGCCCTACctgtgtgtgatgtttgctttccTCACCAGTGAACCGGGCTCCTACGATGCAGTGCTG TACGAGAGCCGCGTGGCTGTCCGAGACAGAGTGGCCTTCGCCTGTATGTTCCTGAATGACAATCAG CTGCCTCGTTACATAGATAAGCTGACCAATGAGATGAAGGAGGCGGGAAACCTGGAGGGCATTCTTCTGACAGGGCTGACCAAGGATGGTGTGGATCTAATGGAGAGCTATGTGGATCGCACAGGAGATGTGCAGACAGCCAGTTTCTGCATGCTCAAG GGCTCCACGGCTGAGGTGGTTAAGGATCCGCGAGTGCAGTGCTGGATTGAGAACTATCGCAATCTTCTGGATGCCTGGAGGTTTTGGCACAAAAGAGCTGAATTTGACATCCACAGGAGCAAACTAGATCCCAGCTCCAAGCCTCTTGCTCAG GTGTTTGTGAGCTGTAACTTCTGTGGGAAATCCATATCATTCAGCTGCTCTGCAATGCCCCACCAGGGCCGCGGCTTCAGCCAGTACGGGGTCAGTGGTTCCCCCACCAAGTCAAAGGTCACTAGCTGCCCGGGCTGCCGGAAGCCACTGCCGCGCTGTGCCCTCTGCCTGATGAACATGGGAACGCCAGTGTCCACCTGCACAG